The Spinacia oleracea cultivar Varoflay chromosome 2, BTI_SOV_V1, whole genome shotgun sequence DNA segment tttaataagaaaaacaagtggggaccatgtcattttagggagtgggggtggggtgtagataaattatttaattatatagtggggttgataagttactaaaaatagcaagtgtatctcttaaataaatacggccagaaaaggcaagtgtatcccttaaataaatacagagggagtaacacTTAGAAACACAAGGAAAGAAGCAGTAGTAATGACTAGGGGTGAAAGTTCAGTATTCGGTTTGGATTAAGGCCCAAACTGAACTAATTCGTTTTTCATTTTTTCAAACCGAATCCAAACCAAATAAAGTTTTAAtcaaaaccaaaccaaaccaaaccggAATTTAAATTTTCAGTCCAATCCAAACCATAAAACGGAATTTTCACGGGCCTTTCATTTGGGCCTATATTATACGGTATACCTGTTTTTAACCAATTTGAGGGCCTTTGTTATACTCTTATGTCTGTTTAAGGCATTAAAATTAGGCCTAAATTATTGTACCTGCTTATTCAATTTTAGTTCGTTTTCAAACTTTTCAGTCCAATCCAAACCACAAaaccaacttttttttttcaaaatctcAGTCAAAATCAAATCGAATAGAAAAAAACCCAAACCGAATTTCTTATTCGATCTGATCGGTTCGGTtcgattggtttttttttttttttttttttgctaccaaACTTTCACCCCTAATAACGACATGAGCCCAAAAAATAAACGAAAGAAAGATAAGCATCTAAAACGGCGTCGTATATATTAGGGCTTTTACATCATAAAGCCAAAAAAACCTAAATTCTCACTCCTCCATTGTTGTGCGCCTGCCTCCACTACCCAGAGTTTGAGAGAGAGCAGCCGCTTCGGTGCATCACCCATCTGCAAAAAAAAAGATGGTTCGATCTCACTCTCTTTTTGTCTATTCTCTTACTTCAAAAATCATGATATATTCTCTTAGTTTTTCCTGCTAATTTATCTGATAATGCATtgattaattagggttttaatttgtTGTTTAAATTATGAACAGTCTTTGGTGGCGAATGAAGATTTCCAGCATATTTTGCGTTTGTTGAACACCAACGTTGATGGGAAGCAGAAGATCATGTTTGCCATGACTTCAATCAAGGGTATTGGTCGTCGTTACGCCAATATTTGCTGCAAGAAGGCCGACATTGACATGAACAAAAGGTAAAAATttctattaattattatttttagtacGTTTTTcatcaatttatttatttttgcgaTTTTTCTTTGTTACTCCGTAGAATATACAATACAGAACATTAAATTTGTGGCCTTTTTCTTATTGAATGAATTAGCAATAGATAATACTGgagaaatttcaaaacaatccTCTCGATTGGCATATCAAGTGGCATTCAAAAATATACAATCTACAAATTGTGATacaatatatttgatattttcaaaaaataaaagaatataattttaatataaaaagagATTGTATATTTATTATGTAGATTGCATATTTTGGcaatttatttatgaaaataccTGTTTATATGTTTCACTCTCCAATCGTGGAGATTAACTGGGCGGAGCTCATAATCCTGTTtgttaatttttgtaaaatatttcAGAATTTTGGAAATTTGTCGAAATTGTCATCATtttgtttagaatgtggatcATGAGCTTCTTGTTAGGTTCTATATAGTTTGATTTCTGAGTAGGATTTCAGCTTCATAATTTTTTATACTTGGAAATTAGTATTCTATGTGGCAAGTATATTGGTATGATTACTGCTAATTAGTAGAATCCATTGTTTGTTTAGTTGGCTACAAGTCCTTGTTGGTTTTGAAATTGTGCATTGCCAGCCTAGTTTATAATAATCTTGTAGAGAAGCTTATTCGGGTTTTGAAACCTTTGACACCAAACATTTTCCCAATTTGGTCATTGTCTTGTTTCGAACATTTCATTTTGGAAGTGTTGTCTTGTTTCGAACATCTCATTTTGGAAGTGTTTTTCCATTGTATATTGTAGTTGTATTTTTTATCCTATTCTGTTGCAGCTATCCCGTTCTGTTATGCATTTGATTCTGGTTTTATCTGCTGTCAAAGTACTTGAGCATACTTTCAGGACACCCGGAAATAACAAATTGAGGGTTTTATAATTAGTAAGAACCTGTTTATTTTACACTGCCAAGGATCTTTGTTACTAACTGGTGTTGATTCTTCTTTCTACATGGAGTCTGATCTCAATGTGAAAATGCAACAGTTTGTAGATTTGTTTCCTTTATATACCCTCATTGTATCATCAaactttttcttattttctgtTAGTTTTGCATCTTTTTATCATTATTCGTTTACTCTATTTCATCTGTGTGTCCTTCATCCTTGGTAGGCAACAATATTTTTCCTCGGTTTAAGGTCACGGTGACTCGTGGCCTTCCGGCTTCCGCCCAATGTGGCAAATTTATACAACCTTCACTACAAATACAAATCAACATTGCTCTGATCAATAATTCTCTGCAACATTTCCTTTCCAGAAATTTCTCATCATTTTTAGTCTACATTCCTATTCCTGTTTGTTTCATGTGCATAGGTAATATAAGTTGACCCCTGCCCAAACCTTTTTCTTATTAGTCCTCTTCAAATCGTTGCCTATTGTATCAGGAGAATGGGCAGCAATGCAAGTCTAGGTTCTGTCTGTTAAGGCTTTACCTTGTAGTTTGGAGGAGTGGGTTTTGATTAGGGGGGGACTGTACTTGTGGCTTTTATTTTGTTGGGTGAGCTACGCATGTGTTTTTTGGTGCTGATCAACAGTATTGTGGTTTCCTTTTAGTAGAAAAGATTTAACTGACTACGGTCTTCAATTTTTCCTTGTAAAACCTCTCTTCTACTAGTATGGTATGTGTTGTGAGCATTCAACAAGATTTTTTTTAGTGGCAGATCAAGAGTATTAATGTAACTGATGCTGGTATTTGTTATACCTACTGCTTAAAGGGGGTTTGACTATTCTGCAATTCATAACATCAACTTAAAAAGACAGTAGAACAATGCAGATAACTTACTTTGACTATCATACCCCAATGTGCCATGCTTAGAAAATTTTGAGAGAAAATATATGAAGTCAGCAGACTTGACGAGGGTTCAAACTCCATAGTAGTTAGAAATAGTGGTTCCTGTCGatgaaaaataaaacatggtgtTCTTAAAACTAATTTAGACTCCTCAAGTCCCCAAAGTATGCTCATCTCTTCAGTATAATATCAGTGCATTTGATGGTTTTTGTTGATTCCCTTGAGGTGGATCTTTTAACTGGGCTTTACTTTTTTATATGCTTTTATTACAGTATTATTTTTACTATGCAGTTGGTTCAATGTCTTTCTGGTTTAGCACTTATTTTGTATGAATCCCTTGCATTGGTTTTTTTGTATAGAAGCTATCTCTAATTCGAAAATGTTGGTTGCAGGGCTGGTGAGCTCACAAATGCAGAGCTAGAAACATTGATGACAGTTGTAGCAAACCCTAGGCAATTCAAGGTCCCAGACTGGTTCCTTAACAGGCAGAAGGATTACAAGGATGGCAGATACAGTCAGGTTGTTTCTAACCAGCTTGACATGAAGCTCAGGGATGATCTTGAGCGTCTAAAGAAGATCAGGTGTGctaattataaatatttttgtTGCTTTTTGCTGGGTTGATATTTAAATCCAATCTCATTTGCTTACATGATTTTTTGACTGTTTGTTTCACAGAAACCATCGTGGTCTTCGACATTACTGGGGTTTGAGAGTGCGTGGACAGCACACCAAGACTACTGGACGTAGGGGAAAGACTGTTGGTGTGTCGAAGAAGCGTTAAGGATTTCGTTATCACAAATTATGTCTGGTCTTTTCTTGGATTAAAGCCTCCTAGTATAAGAATGATACAAGTTCTATGCTTTTTGGCCAATTTCGGCAGTTTATGTTATTTTTGTAGATCATAGCTTCTGACTCTTGATGCTTTAATTTAGAGGAGGTATGGTTTAAGACATGCGGTTGTAGTGAGGAAAATATTTGATGGTTTTATGTTTTAATGATGAGATCAGACTTGTTTATTTACTTGTTTGGCTGCAACAGTTGAATTATCTGTTGCCTGGTAGTCCTGAACATTGTTAATTCTCAGTACATATCCTATTTGCTTACCTGATTGAATCTGTAGTTTAGGTGATGCTCATTCAATACCCTTGGAACTGTCGACTTCAATCCATGGTTTGTAGAGTTGAAGAATTTGAGCTCGAAACATGGAGCTCCC contains these protein-coding regions:
- the LOC110803136 gene encoding 40S ribosomal protein S18 is translated as MSLVANEDFQHILRLLNTNVDGKQKIMFAMTSIKGIGRRYANICCKKADIDMNKRAGELTNAELETLMTVVANPRQFKVPDWFLNRQKDYKDGRYSQVVSNQLDMKLRDDLERLKKIRNHRGLRHYWGLRVRGQHTKTTGRRGKTVGVSKKR